In Vanacampus margaritifer isolate UIUO_Vmar chromosome 9, RoL_Vmar_1.0, whole genome shotgun sequence, the following proteins share a genomic window:
- the lingo4b gene encoding leucine-rich repeat and immunoglobulin-like domain-containing nogo receptor-interacting protein 4b, producing MFAESVGRWLAWGILLQVGLCVSAGSCPPRCSCRPEAKEVICSGKHLNAIPEGFPGDARRVDLSYNKIRTVGRRQFSGLHELQDLDLSDNMISMIEVEAFQGLQNLRTLRIKNNRLKILPVGVFSGLSGLRFLDLSQNEILVFLDYTFRETVNLQTLDADENDLVFISQRAFFGLQSLQELNINRSNLTSIPTEALSQLQSLTYLRMLRLTISTLPNNAFRRLHRLHTLILANWPSLDTVASNSLIGLNLSALVISNCNLSVVPYSALRHLVYLRFLDLSYNPITVIQGNLLRDLLRLQELHLAGGNLLRIDPGAFKGLASLRMLNLTSNQLTTLEESTLHSVGNLQVLRLDGNPLSCDCRLLWVVRRRLRLNFDGRQPACSSPDTARKREFRDFSEKELPRVFTCRPARILDRRPQEARVEDGTTVLFSCKADGDPAPSITWISSHRNVVPPVGRIRVLHNGTLEVRFAQVHDSGTYQCLAGNAAGNDSITVGLYVKGGPRNRTIPLFTEEDWLEPPIPQATNSSAQVAKPYPFDAKTLIIATTMGFLSFLSSVAICFIFMFFWSQSKGQIKHTATIDFVPRSSMGGGGDGGDGGRFTMKLI from the coding sequence ATGTTTGCAGAGTCTGTGGGTCGATGGCTGGCATGGGGCATCCTGCTCCAGGTGGGACTTTGTGTCTCCGCAGGAAGCTGCCCTCCTCGCTGCTCGTGTCGGCCCGAGGCAAAGGAAGTCATCTGCTCCGGCAAACATCTGAACGCCATCCCAGAGGGTTTTCCCGGCGATGCAAGACGTGTGGATTTATCCTACAACAAGATTCGGACGGTGGGGCGTCGCCAGTTCTCTGGCCTCCATGAGCTTCAAGATCTGGACCTGAGTGACAATATGATCTCGATGATTGAGGTAGAAGCTTTCCAGGGCTTGCAGAATCTCAGGACGCTtcggattaaaaataatcggcTCAAGATCCTCCCTGTTGGCGTTTTCTCTGGCCTGTCCGGTCTACGTTTTCTAGATCTGAGCCAGAATGAGATTCTGGTCTTCCTGGACTACACCTTCAGAGAGACGGTGAATCTGCAGACGTTGGACGCCGATGAGAATGACTTGGTGTTCATTTCCCAGCGAGCTTTCTTTGGCTTGCAGAGTTTGCAGGAGCTCAACATCAACCGCAGCAATTTGACGTCAATCCCCACCGAGGCGTTGTCGCAGCTCCAGAGCCTCACTTACCTTCGCATGTTGCGTCTCACCATTTCTACGCTGCCCAACAACGCGTTCCGCCGCCTGCACCGGCTGCACACCCTCATTCTGGCCAACTGGCCCTCACTGGACACGGTGGCCAGCAACAGCTTGATTGGACTCAACCTGAGCGCTCTGGTCATCAGCAACTGCAACCTCAGCGTTGTGCCGTACTCAGCTCTACGTCACCTGGTCTACCTGCGCTTCCTGGATTTATCCTACAACCCTATCACTGTAATTCAAGGTAATCTGCTACGGGACCTCCTAAGACTCCAAGAGTTACACCTAGCCGGTGGGAACCTTCTGCGAATAGACCCGGGGGCCTTCAAGGGCCTCGCCTCGCTCCGCATGCTCAACTTGACATCAAACCAGCTTACAACTTTGGAGGAGAGCACCTTGCACTCAGTGGGGAACCTTCAGGTTCTGAGGTTGGACGGGAATCCCCTGTCCTGTGACTGCCGGTTGCTCTGGGTGGTCCGTCGGCGATTACGCTTGAACTTTGACGGACGTCAACCCGCGTGCTCGTCCCCCGACACAGCGAGGAAGAGAGAATTTAGGGACTTTTCCGAAAAGGAGCTGCCAAGGGTGTTCACCTGCCGGCCTGCTCGGATCCTCGACCGCAGGCCGCAGGAGGCCAGGGTGGAGGATGGCACCACTGTTCTTTTCTCTTGCAAGGCGGATGGGGATCCTGCTCCGTCCATCACTTGGATCTCATCCCACAGGAATGTGGTTCCTCCGGTGGGACGAATCAGAGTTTTACACAACGGTACCCTGGAGGTGCGCTTTGCGCAGGTCCACGACAGCGGCACCTACCAGTGCCTGGCGGGCAACGCCGCCGGCAACGACAGCATTACGGTGGGTCTCTACGTGAAGGGGGGCCCGCGCAACCGAACCATCCCCCTTTTCACAGAGGAGGACTGGCTAGAGCCCCCGATTCCTCAAGCCACCAACTCCTCGGCCCAAGTGGCAAAGCCGTACCCCTTTGACGCCAAGACGCTGATCATCGCCACCACCATGGGCTTCCTGTCCTTCCTCAGCTCGGTGGCCATCTGCTTCATCTTCATGTTCTTCTGGAGTCAGAGCAAAGGCCAGATCAAACACACGGCCACCATCGACTTTGTTCCTCGCTCCTCCATGGGCGGCGGCGGGGATGGCGGGGATGGCGGCAGGTTCACCATGAAACTTATTTAA